The following coding sequences lie in one Nitratireductor mangrovi genomic window:
- a CDS encoding ABC transporter permease produces the protein MRIAQAVPVVIGVVIISFVLTRALPGDPAVQFAGIAATPESIEEVRVQLGLDKPLPEQFVIYVGQLLQGDLGQSVSTGRPVTTELASRLPASLELTLCALILSCGIAIPLGVLAATRPGSWIDQLCRLLVTAGVSLPTFFTGIVLIYVFYYLLGVAPSPLGRLDFIYLEPPHVTGFFLIDAAVDGDWETWLGALKQLVLPAITLALFTLAPIARMTRAAMLSALSADYIRTARAAGLGSREVLYGYAFRNALLPVVTTLGMVFSFVLGANVLVEKVFAWPGIGSYAVEALVVSDYAAVQGFVLSMALLFVFLNLVIDLTYSVIDPRFGTAAK, from the coding sequence ATGCGCATCGCGCAGGCGGTGCCGGTCGTCATCGGTGTCGTCATCATCAGCTTCGTGCTGACACGAGCACTGCCGGGTGACCCGGCAGTGCAGTTCGCCGGAATTGCGGCGACGCCTGAATCTATCGAGGAAGTCCGCGTCCAGCTTGGTCTCGACAAGCCGCTCCCGGAGCAGTTCGTCATTTATGTCGGCCAGCTCCTCCAGGGCGACCTCGGCCAGTCCGTATCGACCGGTCGTCCGGTAACCACTGAGCTGGCTTCGCGGCTGCCGGCCTCGCTCGAACTCACGCTATGCGCGCTCATCCTGTCCTGCGGAATCGCCATTCCGCTTGGCGTGCTGGCCGCCACCAGGCCCGGCAGCTGGATCGATCAGCTCTGCCGGCTGCTTGTGACGGCAGGCGTGTCGCTGCCGACATTCTTCACCGGCATCGTGCTGATCTACGTTTTCTATTACCTTCTGGGCGTCGCACCCTCACCACTCGGGCGGCTCGATTTCATCTATCTTGAGCCTCCGCACGTCACCGGTTTCTTCCTCATCGATGCGGCAGTTGACGGTGACTGGGAGACATGGCTCGGCGCGCTGAAGCAGCTTGTCCTGCCAGCGATCACGCTTGCCCTGTTCACGCTGGCGCCGATCGCGCGCATGACCCGCGCCGCGATGCTGTCTGCGCTTTCCGCCGACTATATCCGCACCGCGCGCGCGGCCGGCCTGGGTTCCCGCGAGGTGCTTTACGGGTATGCGTTTCGCAATGCGCTGCTGCCCGTTGTCACCACGCTCGGCATGGTCTTCTCCTTCGTGCTCGGTGCCAATGTGCTGGTGGAGAAGGTTTTCGCCTGGCCCGGCATTGGCTCTTACGCCGTCGAGGCGCTCGTCGTTTCCGACTATGCCGCCGTGCAGGGCTTCGTCCTGTCGATGGCGTTGCTGTTTGTCTTCCTCAACCTCGTGATCGACCTGACCTACTCGGTAATCGATCCGCGCTTCGGGACGGCAGCGAAATGA
- a CDS encoding 3-ketoacyl-ACP reductase, with product MIPAQQASRVALVTGGRRGIGRAIAVSLADHGFDVVITDLECDEAARQTLAEIESKGCRAAFVKGNVADIEDHERLISDVLSAFGPLSCLVNNAGVQTAYRGDMLDVPVESFDRLISVNLRGAYFLTQEIAKTMMEQPSGDPARPQRSIIFISSGNAVIATPAQADYCISKAGIAMMASLYALRLAEHGIAVHEIRPGIIRTDMTADVFEKYDQWVKAGGMPLARWGEPEDVGRTAGALAAGLLPYSTGHAFHVDGGIHIRRT from the coding sequence ATGATCCCCGCGCAGCAGGCATCGCGCGTCGCGCTTGTCACCGGCGGACGTCGCGGCATCGGCCGCGCCATCGCCGTGTCGCTGGCCGACCACGGTTTCGACGTGGTGATAACCGATCTTGAATGCGATGAAGCGGCCAGGCAGACCCTTGCCGAGATCGAGTCTAAGGGGTGCCGCGCCGCCTTCGTGAAGGGCAATGTCGCGGACATCGAGGATCACGAGCGCCTCATCTCAGACGTCCTTTCCGCATTCGGTCCGCTTTCCTGTCTGGTCAACAATGCCGGAGTGCAAACGGCCTATCGTGGCGACATGCTCGACGTGCCCGTGGAAAGCTTCGACCGGCTCATCTCAGTGAACCTGCGCGGTGCCTATTTCCTTACCCAAGAGATCGCGAAAACGATGATGGAGCAACCGTCGGGCGATCCGGCGCGACCGCAGCGCTCCATCATATTCATCTCGTCGGGCAATGCCGTCATCGCGACGCCTGCGCAGGCCGACTACTGCATCTCCAAGGCAGGCATCGCCATGATGGCGTCCCTTTATGCTCTCAGGCTCGCCGAGCACGGAATTGCCGTTCATGAGATCCGACCCGGCATCATACGGACCGACATGACGGCCGACGTGTTCGAGAAATATGACCAGTGGGTCAAGGCGGGTGGCATGCCGCTCGCTCGCTGGGGCGAGCCAGAGGACGTGGGGCGCACGGCGGGGGCGCTCGCGGCAGGGCTATTGCCCTATTCGACCGGCCACGCGTTTCACGTTGACGGCGGGATTCACATCCGGCGCACGTAA
- a CDS encoding MaoC family dehydratase: protein MNDADFHVAVGDSIHFSKTVSESDVYLFAGITGDLSDVHCNAEYMSKSAFGQRIAHGVLCMGFMSTASTVMYTPHVDKYVGLTPVSQGYDSVRFMAPVFFGDTVTIAYTIDKLEGTKRRALAAVVATNQRGETVARATHVMRWVPVQVSEAA from the coding sequence ATGAACGACGCGGATTTTCACGTCGCAGTCGGCGACAGCATCCATTTCAGCAAGACGGTGAGCGAAAGCGACGTTTACCTGTTCGCGGGTATCACGGGCGATCTTTCCGACGTTCACTGCAATGCCGAATACATGAGCAAATCCGCCTTCGGCCAGCGGATCGCCCATGGCGTGCTGTGCATGGGGTTCATGTCGACGGCATCGACCGTCATGTATACTCCCCACGTCGACAAATACGTCGGGCTCACACCAGTCTCCCAAGGCTACGACAGCGTGCGCTTCATGGCCCCGGTCTTTTTCGGCGACACGGTGACCATCGCCTACACGATCGACAAGCTCGAGGGCACGAAACGCCGCGCCCTGGCGGCGGTTGTCGCCACCAACCAGCGCGGTGAAACCGTTGCGAGGGCCACACACGTGATGCGCTGGGTTCCGGTCCAGGTAAGCGAGGCCGCCTGA
- a CDS encoding FAD-binding oxidoreductase: MTSTKFAFRKRDIQAAIAALQMRFGERVSTAASVRDHHASQLTWMSSQPPDAVVFPESTDEVREVIALCAEYRAPVIPFGAGSSFEGHLNAPEGGISIDLSRMNNVLAVNAEDMDCVVQPGITRGALNGYVRDTGLFFPIDPGADASIGGMAATRASGTNAVRYGTMRDNVVSVTAVLANGEVIRTGRRARKSSAGYDLTRLLVGSEGTLGVITELVLKLSPMPEAISGGICSFPDIRCACDAVIATIQHAIPVARIELLDELTVHALNRHSQLNLPESPLLLLEFHGSPNSVAEQADRFGEIAEAFSGGPFRWSANAEERTRLWKARHDAYWACLALRPGARPIPTDVCVPISRLADCIAETKAEIAALGLPAPLVGHVGDGNFHVQPLVVMDNPDEIEKVRGFMARMVERALSMDGTCTGEHGIGQEKRKYMEREHGLGTISAMQAVKRALDPENIMNPGKMLEFDT; the protein is encoded by the coding sequence ATGACCAGCACGAAGTTCGCCTTTAGGAAACGCGATATCCAAGCGGCCATAGCGGCCCTGCAGATGCGGTTTGGCGAACGCGTCTCCACTGCCGCATCGGTGCGCGACCACCACGCGAGCCAATTGACGTGGATGTCCAGCCAGCCGCCGGACGCGGTCGTCTTCCCCGAAAGTACGGATGAGGTGCGCGAGGTCATCGCCCTCTGCGCGGAGTACCGCGCGCCCGTCATTCCCTTCGGTGCCGGTTCGTCGTTCGAGGGTCATCTCAATGCGCCGGAGGGCGGTATCTCGATCGACCTCTCGCGTATGAACAACGTGCTTGCCGTGAACGCCGAGGACATGGACTGCGTGGTGCAGCCCGGCATCACGCGCGGCGCGTTGAACGGGTACGTTCGCGACACGGGCCTGTTCTTTCCCATCGACCCGGGCGCGGACGCCTCCATCGGCGGGATGGCTGCCACGCGCGCCTCCGGCACGAATGCCGTTCGCTACGGCACCATGCGTGACAATGTCGTGTCCGTTACAGCTGTGCTGGCCAATGGCGAAGTGATTCGTACCGGGCGACGTGCACGTAAGTCGTCCGCCGGCTACGATCTGACGCGGCTCCTTGTGGGTTCGGAGGGTACGCTAGGCGTGATTACCGAACTGGTTCTCAAACTGTCTCCGATGCCCGAGGCGATCTCTGGCGGGATCTGTTCTTTTCCCGATATCCGCTGCGCCTGCGACGCCGTCATCGCGACCATCCAGCACGCCATACCGGTCGCCCGCATCGAGTTGCTGGACGAATTGACAGTTCATGCGCTCAACAGGCATTCGCAGCTCAACCTTCCCGAATCGCCGCTCCTGCTACTTGAATTTCATGGTTCGCCAAACAGCGTGGCCGAGCAGGCCGACCGCTTCGGCGAAATCGCGGAGGCCTTCAGCGGCGGCCCCTTTCGGTGGTCGGCCAACGCGGAAGAGCGTACACGACTGTGGAAGGCGCGGCACGACGCCTATTGGGCCTGTCTCGCGCTCAGACCCGGCGCGCGGCCAATCCCCACGGATGTCTGCGTTCCGATTTCCCGGCTTGCGGACTGCATCGCTGAAACCAAGGCCGAAATCGCCGCTCTCGGTCTGCCCGCTCCATTGGTGGGGCATGTCGGGGACGGGAATTTTCACGTCCAGCCACTGGTAGTCATGGATAATCCCGACGAGATCGAGAAGGTGCGGGGCTTCATGGCGCGAATGGTGGAGCGCGCCCTATCGATGGATGGCACCTGCACCGGTGAGCATGGCATTGGGCAGGAGAAGCGAAAGTACATGGAACGCGAGCATGGGCTGGGCACCATCTCTGCTATGCAAGCTGTCAAGCGAGCACTAGACCCCGAGAATATTATGAATCCCGGAAAGATGCTGGAGTTTGACACATGA
- a CDS encoding LysR family transcriptional regulator: MTAAPVARKWRLLIDMAGPFGKGGNSVSQVAVFRVSENCYDFTNAVKKMHRPWSGFMKHLQTFRLIEAVARAGSMRRAAEDMNITASALVRRVQRFEAEFGAELFERLPGGMRLNPAGELVLQHYRTTLSDLSRVHSQVADLSGERRGHVSIACSQAMLPYFLPQEISKYRADHTGVTFTVNVRDRAQAEQELANYASDLALVFEPVYLVDFEVVHVIPQAINVVMRSDHPLAAKEEIRLRDCLDTAHVAPSIKYGVRHLMDFAARRGTRRISPVVETESFELIRHYVMHENVIGFQIPIGLRDPGDGSLVFKPISERDLPPGNLILGQMRGRTLPVASARFAMQLANALKNFTSSETEGQPIPHKN, translated from the coding sequence ATGACGGCGGCGCCGGTCGCGAGGAAGTGGCGTCTGCTGATCGACATGGCAGGACCTTTCGGAAAAGGAGGAAATTCCGTCAGTCAGGTTGCAGTTTTTCGTGTTAGCGAAAACTGCTATGATTTCACCAATGCGGTGAAAAAAATGCATCGCCCTTGGAGCGGCTTCATGAAACACCTCCAGACGTTCCGGCTTATCGAGGCCGTTGCCCGAGCAGGTTCAATGCGGCGAGCGGCCGAGGACATGAACATCACCGCTTCCGCGCTGGTGCGTCGGGTCCAGCGTTTCGAAGCAGAATTCGGGGCCGAATTGTTCGAAAGACTGCCGGGCGGCATGCGGCTCAATCCGGCAGGCGAGCTAGTGCTGCAGCATTACCGCACGACGCTGTCGGACCTTTCGCGCGTGCACAGCCAGGTTGCGGATCTTTCGGGCGAGCGCCGCGGCCATGTGTCGATCGCGTGTTCGCAGGCGATGCTGCCGTATTTCCTGCCTCAGGAGATCTCGAAATACCGCGCCGACCACACCGGCGTGACGTTTACCGTCAACGTCAGGGACCGGGCTCAAGCCGAACAAGAACTGGCAAACTATGCGAGCGACCTCGCATTGGTGTTCGAACCGGTCTACCTCGTTGACTTCGAGGTTGTTCACGTCATTCCGCAGGCAATCAACGTGGTCATGCGGTCCGACCATCCGCTGGCTGCCAAGGAAGAGATCCGGCTGCGCGATTGTCTGGATACGGCTCATGTCGCCCCCTCGATCAAATACGGTGTCCGGCATCTCATGGATTTTGCCGCCAGGCGCGGCACGCGGCGGATATCACCGGTCGTCGAGACGGAGAGCTTCGAACTCATCCGGCACTATGTGATGCACGAGAACGTCATCGGATTTCAGATACCTATCGGCCTCCGCGATCCAGGCGACGGATCGCTGGTCTTCAAGCCGATTTCGGAGCGCGACCTGCCGCCGGGCAATCTTATCCTGGGCCAGATGCGCGGGCGTACGCTGCCGGTTGCCTCCGCCCGATTTGCCATGCAACTCGCCAATGCGCTCAAGAACTTCACGTCTTCCGAGACCGAAGGCCAACCAATCCCGCATAAGAACTGA
- a CDS encoding NADP-dependent oxidoreductase, producing the protein MGDVNRQWRLARRPRGEAAKDDFEFVEAAVPRTLRPGEILIRNRYLSLDPYMRWRMDDAKSYAPPVAIDDPMVGSTIAEVVRSDDSAFRPGQMVLAQGGWQDYAVASSSSLRIVDEAVEPTAFLNVLGSPGFTAYAGLMKIGMPKQGQTVVVGAATGPVGSMVGQLAKRAGCRAVAIAGGPEKCRLAVDHFGFDAAVDHRGGDLAGDLAKACPDGVDVYFENIGGRVLDAVLPLLNDFARIPVCGVVSQYDGDESDGTRLASVMRDTLVKRLSWRGFIVTDFAAHRGEFLEMITPLVKTGAIVSLEDVVDGLEHAPEAFIGLLKGRNRGKLVIHIA; encoded by the coding sequence ATGGGTGATGTTAATAGACAGTGGCGGCTCGCACGACGTCCTCGGGGCGAGGCGGCCAAAGATGACTTCGAGTTCGTTGAGGCTGCGGTCCCGCGGACCTTGCGCCCGGGAGAGATCTTGATCCGGAACCGATACCTCTCCCTCGATCCGTACATGCGTTGGCGGATGGACGACGCGAAGTCCTACGCGCCGCCCGTGGCGATAGACGATCCTATGGTCGGCTCGACGATAGCGGAGGTCGTGCGTTCCGACGATTCCGCTTTTCGACCAGGGCAGATGGTGCTGGCCCAAGGCGGCTGGCAGGACTACGCGGTCGCTTCGTCCTCGTCCTTGCGAATTGTCGACGAGGCTGTCGAGCCGACAGCTTTTCTGAATGTTCTGGGTAGCCCCGGCTTCACCGCCTACGCCGGGCTGATGAAGATCGGCATGCCAAAGCAGGGCCAGACGGTCGTGGTGGGGGCAGCCACCGGTCCTGTCGGCTCTATGGTCGGCCAGCTTGCCAAGCGAGCCGGCTGTCGCGCCGTCGCCATCGCGGGCGGTCCGGAGAAATGCCGGCTGGCCGTCGATCACTTCGGGTTTGACGCCGCCGTGGACCATCGTGGCGGAGACCTGGCAGGCGACCTCGCGAAAGCCTGCCCGGACGGCGTCGACGTCTATTTCGAGAATATCGGTGGGCGTGTTCTCGATGCGGTCCTGCCGCTCCTTAACGACTTTGCGCGCATACCCGTTTGCGGCGTTGTTTCGCAATATGACGGCGATGAGTCCGATGGAACTCGGCTCGCCAGCGTCATGCGCGACACGTTGGTCAAGCGGCTATCGTGGCGCGGGTTTATCGTGACTGACTTTGCCGCCCACCGCGGCGAGTTCCTCGAAATGATTACCCCGCTCGTCAAGACTGGCGCAATCGTGTCGCTTGAGGATGTTGTCGACGGGTTGGAACATGCACCAGAAGCCTTCATCGGCCTACTCAAGGGTCGCAATCGCGGCAAGCTTGTGATCCACATAGCCTGA
- a CDS encoding ABC transporter substrate-binding protein, with protein sequence MSISRRHFLATGAAVMGTLPFARAIPALAASDTLVAVSGQTINSLDLHRTGTNRASYQIAINCYDRLVTFGTKEAPGGGLSYDYSTIEPELAESWTISDDGLVITFKLKPDAIFQDGSKVTAEDVKWSFDRAVSVGGFPSTQMKAGGFERPDQFEAVDAETFVVRLDKPSKLSLPDLAVPVPFIINSKLAKEQATSDDPWATEYLHQNTIGSGAYKVTRWDSGQQVVFERFDGWVGGPLPQVRRIIMREVPSAATQRALVERGDVHIAFDIPDKDAAELADKVTVYSTPIENCIHALCLNTKFEPFQDPDVRKAIAYAVPYEAIFQAAAYGRGAPLWGGEAEISDIAWPRKTRYATDVDKAKEHMAKSKYPDGFDTTLSISTDLAYWMEPAALLIQEAVAKLGIKAEVEKIPGANWRTASLVEKRLPFHLENFGGWLNTPDYYFFWAYQDGHLFNSSNYFNEEVEQLTNETLHMAMDDPEYAPKIKRMFEIVLEDLPRIPLWQPALNVAINGADGYEFWFHRQLDVRPLQSAES encoded by the coding sequence ATGTCGATCAGCAGACGCCACTTCCTCGCGACCGGCGCCGCCGTCATGGGCACATTGCCCTTCGCCCGTGCCATCCCCGCACTCGCAGCCAGCGACACGCTGGTCGCCGTTAGCGGTCAGACCATCAATTCGCTTGACCTGCACCGCACCGGCACCAATCGCGCGAGCTATCAGATCGCTATCAACTGCTATGACCGTCTGGTCACCTTCGGCACCAAGGAGGCGCCGGGCGGGGGCCTCTCCTACGACTATTCGACTATCGAACCCGAACTCGCCGAGAGCTGGACGATCTCCGACGATGGACTTGTCATCACCTTCAAGTTGAAGCCAGACGCCATCTTCCAGGACGGATCCAAGGTTACGGCAGAGGATGTCAAATGGTCCTTCGACCGGGCCGTCTCGGTGGGTGGTTTCCCGTCCACGCAGATGAAAGCAGGCGGGTTTGAACGCCCCGACCAGTTCGAAGCAGTCGATGCCGAGACATTCGTGGTCAGGCTCGACAAGCCGTCCAAGCTTTCGCTACCGGACCTCGCGGTGCCGGTTCCTTTCATCATCAATTCGAAACTCGCCAAGGAACAAGCGACCTCCGACGATCCCTGGGCCACCGAATACCTTCACCAGAACACCATCGGCTCCGGCGCATACAAGGTGACGCGCTGGGACAGCGGCCAGCAGGTCGTCTTCGAAAGGTTCGACGGATGGGTCGGCGGTCCGCTGCCACAGGTACGCCGCATCATCATGCGTGAAGTGCCGTCGGCGGCGACGCAGCGGGCGCTAGTGGAGCGTGGCGATGTTCACATCGCATTCGACATTCCCGACAAGGATGCGGCGGAGCTGGCCGACAAGGTCACCGTCTATTCGACCCCGATCGAAAACTGCATCCACGCGCTTTGCCTGAATACGAAATTCGAGCCGTTCCAGGACCCGGATGTACGCAAGGCCATCGCCTACGCAGTGCCGTACGAGGCCATATTCCAGGCTGCAGCCTACGGACGGGGCGCTCCGTTGTGGGGCGGCGAGGCCGAGATTAGCGACATCGCCTGGCCCCGCAAGACACGATACGCCACCGATGTCGACAAGGCCAAAGAGCATATGGCGAAGTCGAAATATCCTGACGGCTTCGACACGACTCTCTCGATCTCGACCGATCTCGCCTACTGGATGGAGCCGGCCGCTCTGCTGATCCAGGAAGCCGTCGCCAAGCTCGGCATCAAGGCGGAGGTCGAGAAGATCCCGGGCGCCAACTGGCGCACTGCATCGCTGGTCGAGAAGCGGCTGCCATTCCACCTCGAAAATTTCGGTGGCTGGCTCAACACGCCCGACTACTACTTCTTCTGGGCCTATCAGGATGGCCACCTGTTCAACTCCTCGAACTACTTCAACGAGGAGGTGGAGCAATTGACCAACGAAACGCTCCACATGGCGATGGACGACCCCGAATACGCGCCGAAAATCAAGCGCATGTTCGAGATCGTTCTCGAGGATCTGCCACGCATTCCGCTTTGGCAGCCGGCCCTGAATGTCGCGATCAACGGCGCGGACGGGTACGAGTTCTGGTTCCACCGCCAGCTCGATGTTCGACCGCTGCAGTCCGCCGAGAGCTGA
- a CDS encoding SDR family NAD(P)-dependent oxidoreductase, translated as MTTYDYQGRRAIVTGAANGIGKAVALRLAQQGCSLALWDIDAGGIEATRQQIGANAQAFEVDVADAAAVRAVFEATVSAWGAGPEILVNNAGIGQLGALLDTEPDVFDYTMSVNVGGTYNCCRAVMPHMVEQGDGNIVNMASWFGKSGRPKSLAYCASKFAIIGMTQSMALDYAGSGVRVNAVCPGTIANTRMREQADTQAAAMGLAPSAERQHLIPLGRLGEPEDVAGIVAFLISVDANYMTGQAINVTGGLWMN; from the coding sequence TTGACGACATATGACTACCAAGGCCGGCGAGCGATCGTCACTGGGGCGGCGAACGGGATCGGCAAGGCTGTCGCCTTGCGCCTCGCGCAGCAAGGTTGTTCGCTCGCATTGTGGGACATCGATGCCGGCGGAATCGAGGCGACCCGGCAGCAAATTGGAGCGAACGCGCAAGCGTTCGAGGTCGACGTCGCGGACGCAGCCGCCGTGCGTGCCGTCTTCGAGGCCACCGTCTCAGCGTGGGGCGCTGGCCCCGAGATCCTGGTCAACAACGCCGGCATTGGCCAACTCGGAGCCCTTCTCGATACCGAACCCGACGTGTTCGATTACACGATGTCAGTGAACGTGGGAGGCACATACAATTGCTGCCGCGCCGTAATGCCGCACATGGTGGAGCAGGGGGACGGCAATATTGTGAACATGGCGTCCTGGTTTGGGAAATCGGGTCGGCCGAAGTCTCTCGCCTACTGTGCGTCGAAGTTCGCCATTATCGGCATGACGCAGTCGATGGCACTGGACTATGCGGGCAGCGGCGTTCGCGTCAACGCAGTCTGCCCAGGCACGATCGCCAACACGCGGATGCGCGAACAGGCCGATACGCAGGCAGCCGCCATGGGACTGGCTCCTTCGGCCGAACGCCAGCATCTCATCCCACTCGGACGTTTGGGCGAACCCGAGGACGTGGCGGGGATCGTCGCCTTTCTGATTTCCGTCGACGCCAACTACATGACGGGTCAGGCCATCAATGTGACTGGCGGATTGTGGATGAACTGA
- a CDS encoding shikimate dehydrogenase family protein, with the protein MDFVDGRTRLYGIIGHPIEQARSPETVTFELRRRGVNAVLVPVDIDPRDFDQVFPQLLKLGNLDGLVLTIPHKTAAYRHLERHGPLARFSHSVSVMARSLDDQWIGEAFDGEGCVSAILQRGIALKRQRIQLLGAGGAGAAIAAALALRQPDRLYVSEPDEPRCETLLKKLSQAFPRVRVHSGLAPLADIDVLINASPIGMLDANKMPIEADSIPAHVAVMDAIMEPDRTKLLRMAEASGCVTIYGREMLDSQIAGACDFMLGAREQLADDVVIHT; encoded by the coding sequence GTGGATTTCGTCGACGGGCGAACGCGCCTTTACGGGATCATAGGACATCCGATCGAGCAGGCGCGTTCGCCGGAAACCGTTACGTTCGAACTGAGGCGCCGCGGGGTGAACGCGGTTCTGGTTCCGGTCGACATCGATCCAAGGGATTTCGACCAGGTGTTTCCGCAACTGCTGAAGCTTGGGAACCTGGATGGGCTGGTGTTGACAATACCCCACAAGACGGCCGCCTATCGGCACCTCGAGCGGCATGGTCCCCTCGCCCGCTTCAGTCATAGCGTCTCGGTCATGGCCCGATCACTCGATGACCAGTGGATTGGCGAGGCGTTCGACGGCGAAGGTTGCGTGTCTGCAATCCTGCAACGCGGGATCGCCCTGAAGCGCCAGCGTATCCAACTGCTGGGCGCCGGCGGCGCGGGCGCCGCAATAGCGGCGGCGTTAGCGCTACGCCAGCCGGATCGGCTATATGTGTCCGAGCCCGATGAGCCGCGCTGCGAGACCCTTCTGAAAAAGCTGTCGCAGGCCTTTCCGCGAGTTCGCGTCCATAGCGGGCTTGCCCCGCTGGCGGATATCGACGTGCTGATCAATGCCTCGCCGATCGGCATGCTCGACGCGAACAAGATGCCGATAGAGGCCGACAGCATTCCTGCCCACGTGGCGGTGATGGATGCGATTATGGAGCCTGACCGGACGAAACTGCTTCGCATGGCCGAAGCGTCCGGATGCGTTACCATCTACGGGCGCGAAATGCTCGATTCCCAGATCGCCGGCGCCTGCGATTTCATGCTGGGCGCCCGCGAACAACTTGCCGACGACGTGGTCATTCACACCTGA
- a CDS encoding ABC transporter permease: MTETSVTASGALASDTNRRSGTLGYVLYVLKENPVTAVSFGMFAFFLLSALIGPYLVPYDPLATNAAIALQPPSWSHWFGTDSLGRDVFSRVIVATRLDLIISVAAVALSFVIGSLLGAVAGYRGGWTDNVLNRILDTIMAFPLFVLAMGIVAALGNSVANIIYATAIINIPFYARVVRAEVNIRREAGFTLAAKLAGNPDWRVLAVHIFPNALPPVMVQVSLNLGWAILNAAGLSFIGLGVRPPTPEWGIMVAEGANFIVSGEWWLALFPGLWLMLAVFTFNLMGDGLRDIVDPRRRT, translated from the coding sequence ATGACCGAGACAAGCGTGACAGCCTCGGGCGCTCTGGCGAGCGATACGAATAGACGCTCCGGAACCCTTGGATACGTGCTTTATGTGCTCAAGGAAAATCCGGTCACGGCCGTTTCCTTCGGCATGTTCGCTTTCTTCCTGCTGTCGGCGCTCATCGGCCCCTATCTCGTGCCCTACGATCCGCTGGCGACGAATGCCGCCATTGCATTGCAGCCGCCATCGTGGAGCCACTGGTTCGGCACCGACAGTCTGGGGCGCGATGTCTTTTCGCGCGTGATTGTTGCGACGAGGCTCGACCTCATCATCTCGGTTGCCGCCGTCGCGCTCTCTTTCGTGATCGGCTCGCTACTGGGCGCGGTCGCCGGCTATCGCGGCGGTTGGACCGACAATGTGCTCAACCGCATCCTGGACACGATCATGGCGTTTCCGCTTTTCGTGCTGGCAATGGGCATCGTTGCCGCGCTGGGCAATTCGGTCGCCAACATCATTTATGCGACGGCCATCATCAACATCCCCTTCTACGCCCGGGTGGTCCGCGCGGAGGTCAACATCCGTCGCGAGGCCGGGTTCACGCTCGCCGCCAAACTTGCCGGCAATCCGGACTGGCGCGTGCTGGCTGTCCACATATTCCCCAATGCGCTGCCGCCGGTGATGGTGCAGGTTTCGCTCAATCTGGGCTGGGCGATCCTGAATGCCGCCGGTCTCTCCTTCATCGGCCTGGGTGTGCGCCCGCCAACGCCCGAATGGGGCATCATGGTCGCCGAGGGCGCCAATTTCATCGTCTCGGGCGAATGGTGGCTGGCGCTGTTTCCAGGCCTCTGGCTGATGCTCGCGGTTTTCACCTTCAACCTGATGGGCGACGGTCTGCGCGACATCGTCGATCCACGGCGGAGGACCTGA